The sequence GGCGCGCGCGAGCGTGAACGAGAGCAGCCCCACCGAGGCCGCCGCGATCAGCAGAAAGGCCAGATTGCCAAAATGCGTTCGCCTGGCATCACCGCCCAGCGCCGATTCCACGAATCGCCACCAGGTCTGATGCGACAGCGGACGCCAGAACTGGCCATGCACCTCCGGGACGAATGCCGACCAGAGCGGCTCGCCCGCAAGATTCGCGGCCCGCGCCTCAATGAGAAAGTGATAGTCGTCCGCCCAGAACGGCGTGTGCAGCGCGGGCAGCCACAGGACCGCGGCGAATGCACCGAGTATGGCCACGGCGATCCACACCGGACGCGCCGCGCCGGCCATCCCGGCATTCAGTCGCGAAAGGCCCATCCGCCCGGGGTCTACCCGCGGATCAGCCCGTTGCAGCCGGCGCGGAACCGCCCGCGCTGGCCGCATGTCCGCCAACGGGCGCCGGGTCGCGATGGAACAGCGAATACACCGCGGGAATCAGGAACAGCGTGATCACGGTCGAGGCCGCCAGCCCGCCGAGCACCGTGCGCGCGAGCGGCGCCTGGGCATCGGCGCCCTCGCCGATGCCGAGCGCGAGCGGCAGCAGCGCCAGCATGGTCGTCAGGGTCGTCATGAGAATCGGCCGCAGGCGTCGACGGCCGGCCTCGGCGAGCGCCTCGCGCGTCGCCACGCCCTCGCGGCGCAGCTGTCCGGCCTGGTCGACCAGCAGGATCGCATTGTTCACAGCAATGCCACCGAGCAGGATGCAGCCGATCGCCGACTGCAGGTTCAGCGTCGTGTGCGTCAGGAACAGGGTCAGCAGCACGCCGACCGTCGCGACCGGCACCGACAGCATGACGATGAACGGATCGCGCAGCGATTCGTACTGCGAGGCCAGCACCATGTAGACCAGCACCAGCGCCAGGCCGAGCGCGACGGCCAGTTCGCGAAAGCCCTTTTCCTGTTCCTCGAACTTGCCGGAGATGGTCAGGTCGTAGCCGACCGGCAGCGCAATGCCGGCGATGCGTTCGCGGATGTCGCGCGCGACCGAACCCAGATCGCGGTCGGCGACGTTGGCCTTCACGGAAACGATGCGCTGCTGGTCCTTGCGTTCGATCAGCACCGGTCCGCGTCCGGTCTGCGTCGTCACCAGATTGCGCAGTGCGACGAGTTCCCCGGAGGGTGTACGCACGCCCAGGTCGAGAATCTCGTCGATCGAGCGTCGCTCGGCGTCCGCGAGCTGCACGAGGATGCGATAGGAATTGCCGGCAACGCGGTACTCGCCGGCCTTCGAGCCGGCAACCGCGGTCTCGATCAGGTCGGTCACGTCGCGAACGTTCAGGCCCAGGTCCGCGACCTTGTCGCGCAGGATGTGGATATGCTGCTGCGGAATGCCGGCCTCGCGGCTGACATCCACATCGGTGACGCCCGGCACATCCCCGATTGCGCCCGACACCTGACGCGCGAGCAGGCCGAGCGTTTCGAGGTCGAACCCGCGCACCTCGACTGTCACACCTTCCTCGGTCGCAAGGATGCGCTCGAGCAGAAACTGGCCCTGCGGCGCGCGGGTCTTGATGGTCATGCCGGGAATGCGCCCGTCGAGCTGTTTGCGCAGTTCGCGCGCAATCTCCTCGTTGGAACGCGAGCGCTCGGTGGCCGCCGTCAGAGACAGGCGCATTTCACCGGACGCCTTGGCGCTGCCACGCGTGCCCGAGGTCACCACCGTTGTCACCGACGACACGGTTTCGGGGACGGCCGCGTTGACGACCTTTTCCATCTCGCGGGTCTGCCGGTCGATGAGATCAAGCCTTGTGCCGACCTCCATCTCGCCGGTGACGCGCACCTCGCCCTCGTCGCTCGGCGGCAGGAATTCGCTGCCGATATACGGCACCAGCAGCAGACTCGCCGCGAACGCGGCAATCGACAACGCGATCGCCAGGAAGCGGTGGCGCAATACGGTGAGCAGTCCATCGCCGTAGGCGGTCTCCAGCGCCTTCAGCGCCGCACCCGCGCGCGCGGCGATGCCGGTTTCGCGCTCGCCCATGGCCCGCGCCGGATCGCGCGCGAGCATGCGCGAAGCGAGCATCGGCACGAGGCTCAGCGAGACCAGCAGCGAACAGGCCAGCGAGAACATGATCACGTAGGCGAGTTCCTTGAACAGTTCGCCGGACACCCCGCGCACGAACACCAGCGGCAGGAAGATCACCAGCGTCGTGACCGTGCCGGCGATGACGGCGGTCGCAACCTCGCGGGTTCCGGCAACGGCCGCTTCCATCGGCGCCTCGCCGCGTTCCTGGTGGCGCCGAAAGATGTTCTCGAGCACGACCACGGAACTGTCGACCATCATGCCGACGCCGAGCGCGAGCCCGCCGAGCGTCATCAGGTTCAGGGTGAACCCGCCAAAGAACAGCAGCGCAAAGGTGGCGACGACCGAGATCGGGATCGCCAGCGAAATCACCGCCGTGCTGCGCAGGTTGCGCAGGAAAAACAGCAGCACCAGCACCGCCAGCGCGCCACCGTAGAGCACCGACTGCGCGACGTTCGAGATCGAGCGCTCTATGAAATTGCCCTGGTTGATCACGGGCACGATATGCACCTGCGGGAACGCCCGGTTCAGTTCGTCGACTTCGGCGAGCACCGCGCGCGCGACTTCCACCGTGTTCGCGCCGGCCTGCTTGCGGATCGCCACGCGCAGCCCGCGTTCGCCGTTCACGCGGATGATGCGCGTGAGCTTCTCGTAGGTGTCGTGCACCCGCGCGACCTCGCCGAGCTTCACCAGCGCGCCGTCGTGCTGGCCGATGACCGTCTGGCGGATCTCCTCAAGGCTTGTGAACTCGGCCGGCGCGCGCAACGTGACCTCGTAACGGCCTCGCTCGATCTTGCCGGCCGGCCGGTCCAGATTCGCAGCGCCGATCGCATCGCGGATCGCGTTCAGCGACAGCCCCAGCGCGTTGACCTTCGCGGGATCGATTTCCACGCGCAGCTCGCGCGTGAATCCGCCCCAGGGATCGACCTGCGCGACACCGGGAACGCGCGCGAAGCGGTAGCGGATCTGGTCCTCGACGAACTGCGTGAGTTCGACCGGGTCGAGCGGGCTGGAAATACCGAGCAAGACCACCGGAAAGGTATCCACGTCGAACTTCGTCACCCGCGGCCCGACGATGTCGTCGGGCAGTTCGCTGATCTCGTCCTGCAGCGTCGCCTGCACGTCGACCGCGACCGTATCGATGCTCGTGCCCCAGCCGAAGCTGACCTTCACGCTGGAGTTGCCATCATAGGAAGTCGAGGTCATCTCCTCGACGCCCGGCACCGTCGAGATGATCTCCTCGACGATCTGCGTGACCAGCCGCTCGACGACGATCGGGTCGGCACCGTCGTATTGCGTGCGCACGGTCAGCGTCGGCAGTTCGATCGCAGGCAGGAGGTCGATCTGCAGGCGACCGAGCGCGACCGCCCCGAGCACGACGACGACCATGGTCACCATGGTGGTGAACACCGGCCTCCGCACGCTCGCCTGGGCAAGACTCATGGCGCCTTCTTGCGTTCCTTGCGCGGCTTGTCGTCGGCGGGTGATTTGCCATCGCCAGTACGAACCGCAGAGCCGTCTTTCAACAACTGCTGACCGAGCACCACGACACGGCCGTCGAGGCCCTCGCCGTGGACCTGTACGCGCAAGCCGGACTGGATGCCGACGCGCACCGGTCGCCAGACGACGCTCGCGCCATCGGGTGTGAGCACGAACACGCCGTGCTGATCGTCGCGTTTGACCAGTGCGGCCTCGGGCACGATCACCGCGTCCTCCACCGTTGCGAGCACCACGGCCGCGCGAATGAACATGCCGGGCTTGAGTTTCAGTTCAGGGTTGTCGACGCGCAATTCCACGCGCGCCTGCCGCGACGCCTCGCGGAACACCGGCGCAATCCGCGTGATGACGCCGGCGAAGGTCCCACCCGGATGGGCGTCGGTGGACAGCGCGGCCGTCTGACCGACGCGCAGCAGCGTGTAGTCGCGCTCGGTCACGTAGAACACGGCCTCGACCGGATCGAGCGCGACGATGCGCAGCAGCGGCGCGTTCGCCGCGACGGTGTCGCCCTCGTCGACGACCCGTTCGGCGACAAACCGGCGCCCGCCGTCCTCACGCCAGTCGGCGGCAACCTTCGTGTAGCCCAGACGAATGCGCGCGGCCTCGAGCTGGGCCTCGGCACTGGCGATCCGCGCACGCGTGACGCTCACCTGCGCCTGTTTCGCGAGGTAGTCCGCGTTCGCGGTGTCGCGCTGCGACTCGCTGCTCACACCGCGCGTACGCAGCTGGTCGATGCGCTCGAGTTCACGTTTCGCGATCGCGACCAGACTCTCCGCCTCGGCATGGCTGGCGCGGGCGACCTCGAGATCGGCACGCGCAACGGCGACGGCCTGCACGAATTCCGCATCGTCGAGCCATGCGACGACCTGTCCACGTTCGACCGGGTCCGCCAGATCGACATTGAGCTGCCTGACCCGCCCGCCGACCTTCGGCGCAACGTCGAACTCGGCACTCGCACCGAGCGTGCCGGTGAACGAACGCACATCCTCGATCGGTCCGTGTTCGATCGCGGCGGTTTCAACCGGAACCGGCTTCTTGTCGGCGCCCTTCCCCTTGGCGGTCGGCGCGGGCTCGTTCAGGCGCGCATGAATACCCCAGGCCAGCGCCGCGGCGACGGCGAGCACGATCAGCCAGAACAACGCGCGTCTGAATACGCGTGCGCTCATGTCGAAGGGATTCCTCTGCGTCCCGGGGTTACAGGACTTCGGCCTCAGTATGGGTGAAATCGTTCCGCCCCGCCGGCAATCGAATACCGAGCGCGCGACCAGCGGATTGTTGAAGCGAGGATCTCAACAGCCTGCTAACGGCGTTTGACGTCATAGCTGACTGCGTCGTCGGTCATCAGGACGAAATCATCGCCGCTGCGTCGCTCAATGTAATAGGTCGCCGCCTCGCCATCGTCATAGACCAGAAACAGTTGCGCGTCCTGCATCGCGCCCCAGCGACCCTGGCGCGACTGCGTTGCCGCGCCGTCCGACCAGAACACGAAACGACCGTTGCCGTTCAGCCGCAGTCGACCGGCGCCGGGCATGTAGCGCCACTGCGCCTGCGGCTGCAACGTCCACTCACCGACCAGGGTGCGAGACGCAGTGACGCCCGGGATCGACAGCAGCGCCGCGGCATCCGCCGTCGAACCCCGCGCATCGGGCGGCGGCGCCGAAAGCGCCGCAAGCTGGCGGTCGAGTTCGCGCTGCTCGGCATCGGCGTGTTCATGCATGCCGCGCGCACGCAGCACGTCGATGCGCTGCTGGTAGCGCTGGCGCAGCCCGCGTTCCTGTTCGGCCCGCCGGGCATCGTCCTGCGCCTGATACTGACCGCCCGCGTTCGCCTGCTGCGCCGACTGCTGACGCGAGAGCAGCTTCGCCAGGCTGTTCTGCAACAGGTTTGCCTCGCGCCGGCCCTGCTCGGTGAGCTGGCCGTAGCCGATGCCGGACAGGGTCTCCTGCGCCCCGGCGATGTCGCCGGCCTTCAGCCGCTCGGCCGCCAGCGCGACGCGTGCATCCCCGGCTGCGGCGTCGGCCTCGCCGGCGTAGTTGCTGCCGGCGTCCGCACTGCCGATCTTCGCCCGGCCGACCACCGGACCGAGCGCCGTCGCGGCCTCCAGCGCGGCGACCGCCTCGGGCTGGCGCCCCAGTGCACGCAGCGCCTCGGCACTGCCGGCCCAGGCCGATGCGATCAGGCTCGCCGCGTTGCGTGGCGCCGGCGGAGGTTCCGATGGATCGCGCTCGCCCGGCAACATCGCGCCGAACATCTCGACCGACTGCCAGCCCGGCTCGAACCGCGGCACCAGCGCGGTGATCGCGGAGTTCGCAACCAGCGCCGCAGGCCAGTCGCGCCGCTCGGCGGCCAGCGCCGCCAGCCGCGCGTTGGCCGCGATCGCGGTGGCGAACGCCGCGGCATGCCGTGCCGGCGGGGCTGTCTGCGGATCGTCCGCGGCCAGACGGGCCCGTTCCAGTGCGGCGGCGATGCGGTATTGCACGGCAGCGGCACCGGGCTGGCCCTGCGCCTCGAACGCCGCGCCCAGATACGCCGCCGCCCGCGCGTCGGTCGGGTCGATCCGCGCCGCGCGTTCGAGATCGGCCTGCGCACCGCGCTGATCGGTACGCCCGATGCGCGCCCACGCGCGCCGCAACAGCGGCGCGGCCGTGGTCTGGTAAAAGCGGTCCGCGGCCAGCCGCTGCTCGGTCGCACGATCGGCGTCGCCCATGCGCGCGTAGACGCGGGCGAGTTCGTCCTGCGCACGCGGGTCGCTCGCGTCCAGTGCGATCGCGCGTTCCAGCGCCGCGGCCGCGGCGGACAGGTCGCGCGACCACTGCGCGACATCGGCCTCGAGCAGATGGCCGAGATAGGTGCCGGCGGTCGCCTTTAGTGCGCGATCGACGGCCTGGCGTGCGCGTCGCCGCAGCTCCTCGGCCTGCCGGTCGAGTGCCGCGGCCTGCGCAAGCTCGGACTGGGTGGGCGGATGGCAAGTCGTCGTCGTGACTTCCCAGACGCCGTCGTAACGGGTCTCGGTGCGTGAACTGCTCGAGCAGTCGTCGCTGCGCAGTGCCGCTGCCTGGGCATTCATCGCGTTCGCGCGACGCGCCTTGTAGTAGGCGTAAAGGGCCAGCGCCTCGGGATCATCCGGGGCCAGTTTCAGCGCCCGGTCGGCGAGCTGTTCGGCCTCGCCGTCGCGCTGGAGCCGCGCGAGGACCGAGGCCTTGGTCAGCATCGCCTTGACACTGCGCGAATCGATCGCGAGCGCCGCGTCGAGCGCGGTGACGGCGCGCTCGAGTTCCGACTCGCGCGAACGCTGCCAGCGCCACGCGACCTGCGGCCGGCGCGGTTCGACCGTCTCGCCGCGCAGGTCGGCCTCGTCGGCGAGATGGGTCGCAAGCGCGATGTGCGTCGCGACATCCTTCGGCGCCGCGCGCACCGCGGCCTCGAGGATGCGCAGCCGGTTCTGGTACCCCTCGTCATAGCGCAGGCGACGTGCGCCGGCCGCGCGCTGCAGGGCCACAGCGGCCGCGTCGAGCCGCGGCTCATCAGCACCGTCGTTCGCGGCGTCGACCAGCCTTTCGCGCAGGGCCTGGACCGCTGCGGCGCTCGGTGCCGCGGGCAGCGCAGTCGCGATGCGCGCGCGTGCGTCGCGCGCACCCGCATCGCCGAGTTCCGCGGCCAGGGCGAGGTCCGCGGCGGCACGTTCGCCGTCGCCGAGCAGGGCGGCCGCCCGCGCCCGCTCGCGGTAGGCCGCAGCCATGCGCGTATCCAGTGTCAGCGCGATGGTGAGCTCGCTGCGCGCGGTCTGCGCGCGTCCGAGTTCCAGCCATGCGCGCCCCATGAGATAAATCATCCCCGGGTCATCCGGATAGGCGCGGCGCGCGAAACCGGCGTAGAGCAGCACGTCCGACCAGCGGCCCGAAGCGGCCCGCTCGTGCGCCTTCGCGCGATGCGCCGGCGCCAGATCGGGATCGACCAGCATGCGGTTGGCGAACCAGCTCGCCGCCCTGTTGCGTGCCGCGTCGAGCGCCGCATTGCCGCGCAGACGGCCGTCGCAGCGGGCCTGAACATGGGCCTGGGCGTAGTCGTCGATGACGAATGATGCGTAGTCGGTCGGATAGTCGTTCTTGCTGCCCTGGATCAGATGACCGGGCACCGCGAAGCGGCCGGATTCGCACTGGCGATCGCCGGCCGGCACCTGTTTCTGCAAACTGCGCGGTGGCTTCAGTCCACCACCCGGATAGACATCACCGCCCATTCCCGCGGCGGCCGTGCTCCAGAGCTGCGCCTCGCGGCCACGGCCACCGAGACGCGAAAAGCGGCCCAGGGTCTTCACCGCGAGATCGAAACGCTCGGCCGCGGTCTGCGCAACACCGAGCGCGAGCACCATGCGCGGGTCGCTGCCGGAAGCATCCAGCGCCGACTGGAACGACCGCTCGGCCTGCGCGAAATTGCCAGCCCGCAGCGCCTCCAGACCGTCCAGGTATGGGGCAAGCCCCGCGGCGGCGTGGTCGGCCGCGAACGTGACCAC comes from Chromatiales bacterium and encodes:
- a CDS encoding efflux RND transporter permease subunit, with protein sequence MSLAQASVRRPVFTTMVTMVVVVLGAVALGRLQIDLLPAIELPTLTVRTQYDGADPIVVERLVTQIVEEIISTVPGVEEMTSTSYDGNSSVKVSFGWGTSIDTVAVDVQATLQDEISELPDDIVGPRVTKFDVDTFPVVLLGISSPLDPVELTQFVEDQIRYRFARVPGVAQVDPWGGFTRELRVEIDPAKVNALGLSLNAIRDAIGAANLDRPAGKIERGRYEVTLRAPAEFTSLEEIRQTVIGQHDGALVKLGEVARVHDTYEKLTRIIRVNGERGLRVAIRKQAGANTVEVARAVLAEVDELNRAFPQVHIVPVINQGNFIERSISNVAQSVLYGGALAVLVLLFFLRNLRSTAVISLAIPISVVATFALLFFGGFTLNLMTLGGLALGVGMMVDSSVVVLENIFRRHQERGEAPMEAAVAGTREVATAVIAGTVTTLVIFLPLVFVRGVSGELFKELAYVIMFSLACSLLVSLSLVPMLASRMLARDPARAMGERETGIAARAGAALKALETAYGDGLLTVLRHRFLAIALSIAAFAASLLLVPYIGSEFLPPSDEGEVRVTGEMEVGTRLDLIDRQTREMEKVVNAAVPETVSSVTTVVTSGTRGSAKASGEMRLSLTAATERSRSNEEIARELRKQLDGRIPGMTIKTRAPQGQFLLERILATEEGVTVEVRGFDLETLGLLARQVSGAIGDVPGVTDVDVSREAGIPQQHIHILRDKVADLGLNVRDVTDLIETAVAGSKAGEYRVAGNSYRILVQLADAERRSIDEILDLGVRTPSGELVALRNLVTTQTGRGPVLIERKDQQRIVSVKANVADRDLGSVARDIRERIAGIALPVGYDLTISGKFEEQEKGFRELAVALGLALVLVYMVLASQYESLRDPFIVMLSVPVATVGVLLTLFLTHTTLNLQSAIGCILLGGIAVNNAILLVDQAGQLRREGVATREALAEAGRRRLRPILMTTLTTMLALLPLALGIGEGADAQAPLARTVLGGLAASTVITLFLIPAVYSLFHRDPAPVGGHAASAGGSAPAATG
- a CDS encoding efflux RND transporter periplasmic adaptor subunit, which gives rise to MSARVFRRALFWLIVLAVAAALAWGIHARLNEPAPTAKGKGADKKPVPVETAAIEHGPIEDVRSFTGTLGASAEFDVAPKVGGRVRQLNVDLADPVERGQVVAWLDDAEFVQAVAVARADLEVARASHAEAESLVAIAKRELERIDQLRTRGVSSESQRDTANADYLAKQAQVSVTRARIASAEAQLEAARIRLGYTKVAADWREDGGRRFVAERVVDEGDTVAANAPLLRIVALDPVEAVFYVTERDYTLLRVGQTAALSTDAHPGGTFAGVITRIAPVFREASRQARVELRVDNPELKLKPGMFIRAAVVLATVEDAVIVPEAALVKRDDQHGVFVLTPDGASVVWRPVRVGIQSGLRVQVHGEGLDGRVVVLGQQLLKDGSAVRTGDGKSPADDKPRKERKKAP
- a CDS encoding tetratricopeptide repeat protein; protein product: MSTVRTRRNRAIAWLGSIVLACPVVTFAADHAAAGLAPYLDGLEALRAGNFAQAERSFQSALDASGSDPRMVLALGVAQTAAERFDLAVKTLGRFSRLGGRGREAQLWSTAAAGMGGDVYPGGGLKPPRSLQKQVPAGDRQCESGRFAVPGHLIQGSKNDYPTDYASFVIDDYAQAHVQARCDGRLRGNAALDAARNRAASWFANRMLVDPDLAPAHRAKAHERAASGRWSDVLLYAGFARRAYPDDPGMIYLMGRAWLELGRAQTARSELTIALTLDTRMAAAYRERARAAALLGDGERAAADLALAAELGDAGARDARARIATALPAAPSAAAVQALRERLVDAANDGADEPRLDAAAVALQRAAGARRLRYDEGYQNRLRILEAAVRAAPKDVATHIALATHLADEADLRGETVEPRRPQVAWRWQRSRESELERAVTALDAALAIDSRSVKAMLTKASVLARLQRDGEAEQLADRALKLAPDDPEALALYAYYKARRANAMNAQAAALRSDDCSSSSRTETRYDGVWEVTTTTCHPPTQSELAQAAALDRQAEELRRRARQAVDRALKATAGTYLGHLLEADVAQWSRDLSAAAAALERAIALDASDPRAQDELARVYARMGDADRATEQRLAADRFYQTTAAPLLRRAWARIGRTDQRGAQADLERAARIDPTDARAAAYLGAAFEAQGQPGAAAVQYRIAAALERARLAADDPQTAPPARHAAAFATAIAANARLAALAAERRDWPAALVANSAITALVPRFEPGWQSVEMFGAMLPGERDPSEPPPAPRNAASLIASAWAGSAEALRALGRQPEAVAALEAATALGPVVGRAKIGSADAGSNYAGEADAAAGDARVALAAERLKAGDIAGAQETLSGIGYGQLTEQGRREANLLQNSLAKLLSRQQSAQQANAGGQYQAQDDARRAEQERGLRQRYQQRIDVLRARGMHEHADAEQRELDRQLAALSAPPPDARGSTADAAALLSIPGVTASRTLVGEWTLQPQAQWRYMPGAGRLRLNGNGRFVFWSDGAATQSRQGRWGAMQDAQLFLVYDDGEAATYYIERRSGDDFVLMTDDAVSYDVKRR